Proteins from a single region of Canis aureus isolate CA01 chromosome 26, VMU_Caureus_v.1.0, whole genome shotgun sequence:
- the NOL4L gene encoding nucleolar protein 4-like isoform X7 has translation MNDSTWMSADPHLASSLSPSQDERMRSPQNLHSQEDDDSSSESGSGNGSSTLNPSTSSSTQGDPAFPEMNGNGAVAPMDFTATSEDQPINLCDKLPPGTALSTPSYPSDGCGTDGLRSRVKYGVKTTPESPPYSSGSYDSIKTEVSGCPEDLTVGRAPTADDDDDDHDDHEDNDKMNDSEGMDPERLKAFNMFVRLFVDENLDRMVPISKQPKEKIQAIIESCSRQFPEFQERARKRIRTYLKSCRRMKKNGMEMTRPTPPHLTSAMAENILAAACESETRKAAKRMRLEIYQSSQDEPIALDKQHSRDSAAITHSTYSLPASSYSQDPVYVNGGLNYSYRGYGALGSNLQPPASLQTGNHSNGPTDLSMKGGASTASSTPTPTPSSNSTSRTMPAAQLSPTEISAVRQLIAGYRESAAFLLRSADELENLILQQN, from the exons ATGACTCCTCCTCTGAGAGTGGCAGCGGCAATGGCTCTTCCACCCTGAACCCATCCACATCGAGCAGCACGCAGGGCGACCCCGCCTTCCCCGAGATGAATGGCAACGGTGCTGTGGCCCCCATGGACTTCACCGCCACCTCCGAAGATCAGCCCATCAACCTGTGCGACAAGCTCCCGCCGGGCACGGCGCTCAGCACGCCCTCCTACCCCTCAGACGGCTGCGGCACCGATGGACTGCGGAGTCGCGTCAAGTACGGGGTGAAGACCACCCCTGAG TCGCCCCCTTACAGCTCCGGGAGCTATGATTCCATCAAGACTGAGGTCAGTGGCTGCCCTGAGGACCTGACGGTGGGCCGGGCCCCCACAGCAGATGACGATGATGACGACCATGATGACCACGAGGACAATGACAAGATGAACGACTCTGAGGGCATGGACCCCGAGCGCCTCAAGGCCTTCAAC ATGTTTGTGCGGCTCTTTGTGGACGAGAACTTGGACCGCATGGTGCCCATCTCCAAGCAGCCCAAGGAGAAGATCCAGGCCATCATTGAGTCCTGCAGCCGGCAGTTTCCCGAGTTCCAGGAGCGGGCTCGCAAGCGTATCCGCACGTACCTCAAGTCCTGCCGGCGCATGAAGAAAAACGGCATGGAGATG ACCAGACCCACGCCTCCCCACCTGACCTCGGCCATGGCAGAAAACATCCTGGCAGCTGCCTGCGAGAGCGAGACAAGAAAAGCAGCCAAAAGGATGCGCCTGGAGATCTACCAGTCCTCCCAG GACGAGCCCATCGCCCTGGACAAGCAGCACTCTCGGGACTCCGCAGCCATCACCCACTCCACCTACTCACTGCCAGCCTCCTCCTACTCCCAGGACCCCGTGTACGTCAACGGTGGCCTCAACTACAGTTACCGCGGTTACGGGGCCTTGGGCAGCAACCTgcagccccctgcctccctccaaaCAGGAAATCACAGTAATG GGCCCACCGACCTCAGCATGAAAGGCGGGGCCAGCACGGCCTCCAGCACACCCACACCCACGCCCTCCAGCAACAGCACCAGCAGGACCATGCCCGCCGCCCAGCTCAGCCCCACGGAGATCAGTGCTGTGCGGCAGCTCATCGCTGGCTACCGAGAGTCTGCTGCCTTCCTGCTACGCTCCGCGGACGAACTAGAAAACCTCATTTTGCAGCAGAACTGA